atagacatgatAAAATTTTAGAATACTAATAATGCTAAGTATTATTAAGTACAGTTTAAGTACAATTTGTTCACTCTAGAACTCATGCTAATACTTAATCCCTATTTTGAGCTGTTACAGAATGGGGGAAGGCTGAGACTTTTCAGAAGTTCCTTATGAGATGATTGATAGATTATCTCAATAGTAGGTCTGATATAAAGTTCAGGTCTCTTTTACACACCCTGTCTTTCTCACCACATGATTCCCTTCATTGCTGAGGATAGCAGGAAGTTCCTCACTGGAATGACTCCTTAATATTGGACTGGAATCATATGACAAAACAAAGctattttaagtataaattaCCCCAATGGTACTATGTTATTAGCAACAAAGACACTAGACATTGGATATAATTTGAACAACCAGTGGTTACACTGCTGATGACCATACAAATTCAGTATGAGTTGATACAGAATTTTTAGCAGTTTGTCATTATAACTTATAACAGAAAAACATTATGATGTCAGTGTCACTTCTAGGCGGATTTTCTGTCCACCAgatctgtgcacatacacacaaagtgaCATGCACAATAtgcaataattttaaattaagtgtaTAACAATAAAATGAGCAACAGAATTTGGGTGAAATTATACTGGAAAAAACAGTCTTTGATATCTAGGAACTGGGTTAATAATATAGATAAGTCACAGTGTATTACTGTTGAATAAAGACAATTTCATATAACACTTAGACAAGGCTACTCTGTGATGGTGATGGATCAGAGGCAAGAGTGCAATACAATCAGTATACACATAGGTAGAGAAGAACATTAATcagttcattaaaaaaatgacCAAATGCCCCTCTAGACTGCACATATCTGTAACTGGTTTACTAATATGACAGTATTATCCTCACACATTTCTTATATTccacataaaattataatttactcATCTTTAGTTAACTTTACCTATGACACCCAGTCCAGATCTAACTTGAAATATCTCCTAAATTACTCAACACAAAGCCACATAGCATGCGTCCTTTGTAACTTCTTACTGATAGTCCCCATGTTTCCAAGGCTACTCAATTTTCACTGTTGCAATAAGTCAGTAAATGCAACTTTATTTAGCAACAGCAGGAGTTCTGTTGCCCCCAACATCACTAGATTTCTATACAGTGCTAATGGAAGTCAACAAACACCACTAATTTCATATAAATAGCAAAGAAACTAGAGTCAGTGGACTCTCTGGTATATACTTCATACCTAGTTttaagaagaggagaaagcaaacaaTTTGGGGGTATACATTTGCACCAGGTGTTGAGGTACCTGATAGAGATAGAAGGGGCTGTTAATGGTCCCAAGATATTAACATTttgtatatcttttattttttgagacaagctttcaTGAAACTCAGTATAACCTTGAAATCCCTATGTACAGGACTACATAGCTGTGTAgtcctgattctcttgcctctgcctcctaaatgctagaattacagtcaTACCCCACTATGCTCAGCCTAATATTTTGTatactttctgttttcattcacttTGTCCTCACTGAGAAATATAGGCTTCCTTTAAATGATAGCAATCATTATTATAGTATCTAGGTTTTAAATGCTAAGTACAAATGGAAAATCATATATTTAAGATAATCATCAAGAGCTAGGTTTAACTACCGAAAGTCTATATacggattgacccagggctccaactgcatctatagcagagaataaccttgttggggcaccagtggaaggggaagcccttggtcctgccaaggttggatccccagtgcaggggaatatgggggggcagtaaggggatgtatgaggggaatacccttatgggggagggggaggggagaggatgggggcttatggacaggaaaccgggaaagggaataacatttgaaatgtaagtaaagaaatacatctaacaaacaaattaaaaaagagagagagataggtttCATTTTATATTCCACCATTTGAGACCTTTGCCTTTCTGTTTGTTGcagcactgggaattgaacctagggcctggtAGATGCTAGGCAAGGCTGTACTACTGAACTCCAACCTCAGAGCTAAGGACTTCAGtttcatctgtttaaaaaaaaatgtaggaggATCAGATCTCATCTTCCTATTTTGAAATCATCAGTCCTAAATTAATCTTTGGTTGATAGCTTGATTTATCCATTATGTGACCCAAGAAACAGAGCATTATATTGATAAAGTGCATAGATTTTGGGTCAGGCAAAACTGCAGTGTATAACAAATATTTCTGTTTACCAGGTATAGGAACTGGGAGGTGTGCAAAACATCTCTCTTGTCAGATTTCCTCATCTTTTAAGATAGAAAATTGCCTTTCTCATAAGGTTTCTGCAAGTTTACATTGGATAATGCATACGAATTACTTATCACAGTTTTCGTTCACAGGAGCGATGCCTGCTCAATATTTCTGCCTGACCAATAATCATAAGAGACAAGCAGTTTAGTGCTTCCTTTGGACCAAGTAGGGGATTTGTGCAAACAAAGACGTGTGTTTCTACAGGACCTCATGTGCCTGAAAAGTATGTTTGCTCACTTTTCTTCAATCCTTCCACCTGCCCTTCCCACCTCATTCACTCCATGTGTTTCATTTGGGCTTCGAAGGACAATGCAGGAGCCATTCTCCTTTTCCCGTGGGCTCTAAGTGAACTGTGGAAATGTAGTTTTAATTCCTGTTGTTTGTTCATTGCTGCAGTGGCCCCAGCCCACAAACAGGGTGACCTCAGCAGGAGCGCATATCCTCACCCGTGCTCCTCAATTCCCAAGGACTTTTTTCTTGAAAGGGAATTAACAGGGAGCCTACCGGTTGCTGTAGCAACAAACTTCCAACCTCTGCTCAACATTACGGAATGAGCACATACCTATTAATACGTTCAATAGCCTAGGGAATTAAGTTACTCAATGCAGATTTTCTTTCAAGTGCAAAAACAGCTTACCTGGCTGGAGGAGCCAGCCTTTGGCCGCACTGCGGTTAGAGGCTAGTAATAGGAGAGGCTGGTGTTTGTGCAACCTGTTGCCAAAAGTGAAAGCCGGCGTGCCCCTAGAGCTGGCGGCAGCGGAGGGGAGTGCATTTGTGAGGAATCATGGCAGCTGCGCGCAGGAAGCCTTGGCAGAACAGGCAGGTgggctctcttctccttctctggtgtgtgtctgtgggaggtGCGGCCACTATCCGCTATTCGGTGGCAGAGGAGATGGAGAGCGGTTCGTTTGTGGCTAATGTGGCTAAGGACCTAGGGCTAGAGGTGGGGAAGCTGGCAGAGCGTGGGGCGCGGCTGGTTGCCGAGGGCAACAGGTTGCATTTCCGGCTCCATCGCAAGACTGGAGATTTGTTCGTCAAAGAGAAACTAGATCGCGAGGCACTTTGTGGCAAAGCGGACCCGTGTGTGCTGCACTTTGAAATTATTCTCGCCGAGCCGCTCCAGTCCTTCCGGGTGGAAGTCAGAGTATTTGATATCAATGACAATGCACCAGTTTTTCTAAACAAAGAGCCTCTTTTAAAGATTCCAGAGAGCACCCCATTGGGCTCACGCTTTCCACTGCAGAGTGCCCAAGATCTGGACGTGGGACTCAATGGTCTTCAAAACTACACCTTGAGTGTAAACACCTATTTCCACCTGCACACACGCTTCCGAAGCCATGGTCCCAAATATGCAGAACTTGTGTTGGATAATCCCCTAGATAGAGAGGCGCAGCCTGAAGTCAACTTGACCATTACAGCGGTGGATGGTGGGTCCCCTCCCAAATCTGGCACCGCCAACATTCGAGTGGTTGTCCTGGACGTCAATGACCACGTGCCCCAGTTCTCTCGCTTGGTGTACCGTGCTCAGGTGCCAGAGAACAGTGACAATGGCtctttggtggtggtagtgactGCCACAGACCTGGATGAGGGCACCAATAAGCAGATAACTTACTCTTTAGCTGAAAATCCAGAAGCAGTTCTACGGACATTTCTTGTTGACCCACAAACTGGAGAGGTTCGACTCCGTGGGCCCTTAGATTTTGAAACGATAGAAACCTACGACATTGACATTCAAGCTACAGATGGAGGGGGTCTTTCTGCTCACAGCAAAGTCTTGGTGGAAGTGGTGGATGTAAACGACAATCCTCCAGAAGTGACAATCTCCTCGGTGTCCAGCCCTCTTCCTGAGGATTCTCCACTCCAGACTGTAGTGGCTCTCTTCTCTATCCGAGACCGGGATGTGCGAGTTGGAGGGAAAATCACCTGTTTCCTCAAAGAAGATTTGCCTTTTGTAGTCAAACACACATTCCGGAATTCTTACTCGCTAGTCACTGACAGAATCTTGGATAGGGAGGAAGTCTCCAACTATAATATCACCCTCGTTGCCATGGATACTGGACCGCCCAGTCTGTCCACGGAGACTGTGATTGAAGTGGTAATATCTGATATAAATGACAATTCTCCAGTCTTTCAGGAGGATTCCTATGTCTTGACTGTCCGTGAAAACAACAGTCCTGCAGTTTTTATTGGCAAAGTCCACGCAGAGGATCTAGATTTGGGTGAAAATGCTCAAGTAACATACTCCCTGCTGCCTCCAAAGAGTGGCGATCTGTCAGTGTTTGCTTACATCTCCATAAACTCAGATAACGGAAAGCTCTATGCGCTAAGAACTATGGATTATGAGGCCATTCAAGACTTTCAGTTTGTAGTCAAGGCAACTGATGGTGGCTTTCTGTCGTTGAGTAGCCAAGTTACTGTCAGAGTGGTTGTCCTGGATGACAACGACAATCGTCCGATGATCCTGTACCCACTGCAGAATGGCACTTTGCCCTGCAATGACCTGGTGCCAAGGTCTGCAGAGGCAGGATACCTGGTGACCAAAGTAGTGGCTGTTGACGGTGATTCGGGGCAGAATTCTTGGCTTTCATACCATCTTCTTAAAGCTACAGACCTTGGGTTATTTTCTGTTCAAAGACAAAATGGGGAAATACGTACACTGAGGCAGATATCTGAGAGAGACCCTATGATGCAGAAACTGGTCATTCTTGTTCAGGATCATGGCCAACCAGCTCTCTCCACTACTGCCTCACTCAACATCCTGCTGGTGGATGGCTTTTCAGAGCCTTACTTGCAGTTCCAGGATCCATCCAAGCATTCTAGAAAGGTAAATCCAACCACAAAATATTTGGTCATTTCTCTGgctgtgctttcatttctttttctcttctccgtCACTGTGATTATTATTATACACCTCTACCAGAAGattaaacacagagagaaatttaCAGTTCAAGAGCACTTCTATGACGACTGTAATTTCCCTAACAACTTGGTGCAAGGAAGAGGCAATGGCTCCTTATCCCAGCCTTGTCCATATGATATGTGCTCAGCCACTGGAACTGGAAACAGCGAGTTCCGTTTTCTTAAGCGATTTATGCCCAATTTCCCATTCCCCCATGCCAGTGGGGAGGTGAAAACAGAGAATGACGCCAGTTTGCCTCCAGATTCTAATAGAAATCGGTCTCGGGGTTCAGAGGGCCATGCCAGGGCAGGAGATGACTATATGTAATTCTGGCTAACAtctctcacaagaagagaaacaggatGTTATAGTCCATCTTGAAAGAGTCATCCTCATGGAAACAGTAGACTGCAATGTTTTAGTTGTAAAAGTCATATTTATGCAAATGCACAAGGTTACTAGATTACAAGGATATTCAATGAAACTCAGCAACTTAAAAGAGTCTTTAACAAAGTattacatgcacataaacaccaACTCTACCATCAAATGGCATAGGACACAATAACCCCACTCtatctttttgcttgttttgtgatggtgtgtgtgtgtgtgcacatgcacgtttgtgtatatgtgtgtatgtgtgcatttgcatgtatgtgtgtatgtgtgtgtgcaggtgtgtatattgtgtatgtgtgtgcatgcatgcgtgtgtgtgtgtgtgtgttcattcatgtgtgtatgtgtactggcCATGTGCCTTCCTCACTTACTCTTTACCTTATATTCTGAGAAAGAACCTCTCAATGACCCAAAAACTGGTTGATTCAGCTAGGCTTTTATTGCTTTTCTGTGTCAAAATTACAGAGAAACAGTCATTTATGTGTTACTGTTTCTGAAATTGATTATTACTAAATGGACCACAGCAATACTTTTAACAACCATATTATGGCTTGTTTGTGTGTGACTATATACATTCATTAATTAGAGAACATAAAGCAGTGGTTGATCCGGAGTGAAGTCAGTAAGTGTGATGCAGTCACAAGTGTTTTCAAAGGTAAACCAGGAAGTCAGAAAAAAAGTCCTAGCATGGCCATGGAAAAATAGGTGACTAAGCTGTTGCTAGTTTGGAGAATGGAAAAAGAGGACCAATCACCATAGACTGCAATtctaatggaaacagaaataccTAGTTTGATGAAAATAGGAAACTCAGATCGGGTATTGGCTTAGTATAAAACAACTATCCCACTCCCTACATTATATATACATCTGGAATTCTTTTAAAGAAGTGCTACTGTGTGTGTAAATTCTACTTTCCCCTTTCTTGTGTGCTAGGCAAGAAGTGAACAAGCCATTTTCTCATGTTTTCCATGGCATTTCACTGGCCCTGActtgagaaggagagagagagagagagagagagagagagagagagagagagagagagagagaggctgttaATTTTACCTTTAAATAACTTCCGCAGTTGAAAGTTATTCATGCACAGGGAAGAGAACTGGCTCTTGGTTCTGATTAAAAATTGAGTTTGCTTGAGAGTGGTGGTGAattcttttaatcccagaacttgggaggtagaatcaggtggatctctgtgaggtccaggCTAGCCAGAAATACActgtgagaccctatctccaaaacaaTGGCAGGCAGACCTATAGTTTATAATTcagaaatctttatattttgtaCTTGCATGTCATCATTTATAATCGTGGAAGTGCTCAGGAAAAGTGGCGATTCTTACTTAGGTGGCAGACAgagattaaaataagaaaagggtttaatttatttttaaatgtaagagcAGATATAAAGCTAGAGTTcagtaaagaaatattttccagaGTTGTCAGATACAGCTCCTTAAGACTTATTTGGGATGTTAGGCAGgtctcaactctctctctctcatgtataGATATCCTTGCCTTATCAAGCAGTACTTAGTGAATACAGTAAATTAGGGGTTTGATAGAATATAAACAGAATTTTTTGCTATAGTTAATTAGCTATAGAATACTTAATTTAAGTCATTTGTACTAAATGCTGTAGaagttttatacttttaaataattttgtaatttgtaGAACAACTGTAAAATAAGGCACCAAATAAAGAAGTTCATTAGTATCAGTTAAATTGCCTTGAGAGATGCATTTTCAGGTAGTACTTGATTTGGTGGTAAGCCCCTCCTCTCTGAGTGCCCCAAGCTATCACTAAAGCATTGTAAATGTAAGAGAGGGTCTATTTCAAATAAATCATGCATAAAATGACTTGGGGTGGGGAAACAAGTTaggctactttaaaaaaaataatttttaacccTCACAAGGTGCTCTTCTTCTAATGTTAAAACACAAAAACTGACTCCAAAACGTTGTAGTTTGTGGATGCCAATGAAACTACTAAATGTACCTTTCAAGTCAGTTTGCTTTAATGTGTCCTTTCCTTTCAACAAATGTGTCTTAATTTAGACTTACTGAAGGCATCCTGATTCCTTTTATACAAGAGGCAtaacatttgttgttttgtttgtatgtttttgagacagagtttctctgtataaccttggctgtcctggaacttgctctgtagaccaagctggcttctaaATCAGAGGTCCACATGCCTCAATCTTAGCGCTGGAATTAATagtgtgtgccactacacctggctgaGGCACAATATTTATATCTGGAATTGTAAGAGTAGGGGAGTAGTTCTCAAAAATGCTTCTTAATATACCATATCCTATTTACTGATAGATTCTTTTCTGACTGATACCTTGTGATACCAAATGGATGCTCTTTGGTAGCCAGGGATATACTAAACCTTAATGGtactttttaaatgctttgagTTGAGCTGTTATAACTTATGAGGACcttcaatatattatttattattttgaaaatagatgaaagtaaatataaataataaatttgtttattaatACTAAATATTTCCCATGAGTTGAGTTATAATGCTGTTTATTTGAAGTATATACCTTTCTTGAACAAATGGGAAGATTATTCAGTATATTTCACAATATTCACACTTGcctacacacatgaacagacacaaTGAAGAGGAGATCTAGATTTGTCAACTTTGTTTTgccttaaatgaaataaaacctacCACTTTATATCATGATTATTTCACAAGGGAAagatattttgatataaaatggTGAGTCAAGGTCATGAAAGAAACTATTTTTCAAGTTAAAATATGGTTTAATGGAGAATCTGTAAATGATTTTCTTCTGATATTGCTTTACACACCACCATAAAGTAAATGAACTGTTAGTTTGAACCATAAGAAGTCTGGGACTGTCTGTGGGACTGAGTGACTGGTCCATCTCAGACTATCtccctttttaaagattaatgCCCATTCATTGTGCAAAGCAATGGTACTTTGTTCTTTTCAACCTTCGTATAATACATTGTATCATCTTCACcactctttgttttccttctttatctttccttcccccttttccttccacattcctctttatttttatgccTTTCCACTCAATTTGCACATATAAGAGAATACACATGATAACTCATCTTTGTGAGactagttttttttatttaatatgatgGTCTCCTGTTCCATCTACTTTCCTACAAAAGATTCTTGATGGCAGAATTAAAACTCATTGTAGATTTATGcctaatttctttattcttcctttgacAGGTTCTTAGGGAAATGCTACAAGTTGGTTATTGTAAATAGTGAAGCAGTAAATGAGTTTATAGATGATGATTTTCACATTTTTGCCTTAGGCCAGTGAACATTTTATTCACTGCTGGTTTATGACCTGCTGGATTAAATGATtatttactctattttttttatttggcttGAAGATCTCATGAGAATGCCACCTGGTAAATAAAAAACTAAGAATATTTTTTACACTATCTCAGATTAAAACTATATTTGGACAGAACTTTGTACATCAGTTGAGATAAAGTCTAAGTCTACATCAGAAAGTTAGATAAAGAATGTAAATAATTAAGACAATTCCTCTTTCCAACATGTTAATTTCAGAAACACTCACATGCATTTGTAGAAATAACTCAAATCTTTAAAGAGTATCATTTGCAAAAAGGCCACGGTATATAACTTAGAAACTAAAACTGTCTAGCTGGTTTAGGCAAAATGCATCTGTTACCTCTTTAATTGGCATCTATAAATCTGCATTTATATTGGAGGCTTTAAGTCAGAGAGGAAAATCTAACATAAGATTCCAAGTGGCATTTAGTTGTTATGTCTTCTTTGTCCCTAATGTGTGTGGTGGTTTCTTGGATTTGTCCAGCCTTTCATGACTTTGGCATTTTGAAGGGTTCCAGTTAGGAGGAAACCTCTGCatttgagattatttttatttttcactattaGATTGAGATTATGCATCAGTtgagaagaaaaccacagaaatgATGCTGTGCACTCTCCAGAGCATCGGGGTTTCAACAAGCACATAATGTAGATGTCATAACACTATTGTAAGGATAAAAACGTAAAATTTACTACATTTGTCACTAAGCAGTGTGCACAGTTCAGTGTTGTCAAAGTGATGTTGAACTTTATTGTGTTAGCCATGCATTTCTAtttaaaacagctttttaaatttgtaacTAATACTTAGAGAAAGAAAGTTTGAAATTATACACAAGTCATGCTTCAGCTTCAATTAACTTTAGTATTCCAGCTGAATATTTACAGAGACAACAATATCATGGTATtctaaattactttttatttcccCAATGCTTTTAGTTCTTGATAAGAAATACTTGTTACTTCTACATGTTCATTTTGTTATGGATACTTACTTTAATAAAGTATAACACAATGACATCATTagctatttatttttgtttaacaaGCTAGCTTAGGCTAGTATTTAACAATGGAATTACCCATACAGAACACATTTTGACTAAAATTAATACTTTACTCCTACTTCGGTTCTTTTAATCAAGCATTAATTTCTTTTATcttgtaaagatttatttgtgaGGAGTATTTTAactataaagaaaatacattgacattatttaaagttttaattatacatataaaatagatattaagcataaaacttaaattttattattaacatgcatttatatatttatgagctATATAATAGaggtataatttaaaatagatttatatgctgaaatgaaatatacatatataaatggaaTTGGTTCATCTAGTTTTGTGTACTGctcttaaaattaaatgaataataaataaatgaccaTGTTcgtgtgtcttttgtttttttttcctgtaaggaTGAAATTTGCTTCATTTCTAGACACAGAACCAACTATATATAACTCCccatataaatattttctgtaaaatttaATATCCTCAAAGCATGTGACTAACTTGCATATTCTTCAACCTAAAGTTTAACTTAATTTCCCAGTCTGTGTATTGCTTTCTGAAAACACTATGTTAGTATTAGTTATGTTGAAACATTGAAATATGTTAAGaagtgacaaaataaaacattgccCATCAAGATAGTGAGATAAACATATGCTTAGAAAACAGACATGTGATCTTTCTTCTGGCCCACAACTAGGCCTGGGGCAGAGCCAGCATTCCAGCCCTCTCCCACACCCAGAGTCAGCTTGACTCCCAGAAGTCTGTCACAACCGGGCTCACAGGTGAGATACCCCCTATCCCCAAACCTGGCTTAAGTGGGACCCCCACCCTTatctgctctgccctgccctgcctgagacacatcTTCCTTCCGGCCTAAAACTGCAGCCAGAGCAGATCAGGCACTCCACCTCACATCTCTATGtccacacacccccacatccACAACCACCCATGCCCACACCCAGGGATAGCTTGAATCCCAGGAAGTACATCAAAACTAGGCTTATAGGAGGGACAGgatgcagtcagagacagcaaggctaATTAACACCTGAGATTAACAGATAATAAGAGGCAAGTGTAAGAATATAAGCGACAGAAACTAATGCTACTTGGTACCAAcaggcccagttctcccaccacagaggGCCCTGGATACTCTAACATACCCGGAAAACAAtattctgacctaaaatcccataCCATGAAGATGTAAATAAATCCCTTCAAGAAATACAGAAGAGATTCCcaacaacacccagaggaagcctaaTTCCCAATtgctctgaaacacccaagaCCACAACTTCTGCCCCAACATGCATGGTAACTGGTCTCCCAggacccagggatgcaggaacctcTACCCAGCCAGTGGCACGGGTTCCTTTCTGTCTGAACCTGGacccagagcagacctggggtactggctctgcatccactcttaCAACACTTAGAGGGAGCTTGACATCCATGTGTTccgaaatgcccaggatcacaggaccacaggatcacagaggaagcatGGCTCTCAGGAGATAAGACACACCAAGGAGCACTGGAGTTCTGatacactcaagatcacagttgaggccacactATCTTTCCCAAAACCCAGCATATCTGGGACcctcacaggaaccagggaaacacaccCCCTCCCTATCAGAGGCATTGGTTCCTTCCAGATTATACCAgtgcccagagcaaacccaggCTCTGGCTCCTCATCCACTCCTGCAACACACTGAGAAGCTTGActctcaggagctctgacacaacaggactTCAGTATCACAGGATCACAGATTCATAGAATCAtggagacagctggactctgaggagtcctgacacaaccaggatcacaggagagacagaatccagtcagagacagtaaggGCAAGTAGCACTAGAAATAGTCGGGTGGtagaggcaaggacaagaacataagtaaaagaaaccaagactacttggtatcatcagaacctagttcttcAACTACAACAAGTTCTGGATATGctatcacactggaaaagcaatatttgaatttaaaatcacatctattgaagatgatagaggactttaggaaggacataaataaatcccttaaaaaatacaggagaacacaggtaaacaagtagaagcccttaaagaggaaacataaaaatcccttaaagaattacaggaaaacataaccaaacagtgAAGAAATTGGACAAAActattcaggatctaaaaatggaaatagaaacagttaagaaatcacaaagggagacaaccctggagatagaaaacctaggaaagagattaagaGTCATAGATGCCAGCTtcaccagcagaatacagcagatggaagagagactctcaggtgcagaagatactatagaaaacattggcattACAATCAAAGAACATGCAAAAGGCAAAAGTCTCCctacctaaaacatccaggaaatctaggaaacaatgagaagaccaaacctaaagataataggtatagaagacagcaaagatttccaacttaaggtaccagtaaatatcttcaacaaaattaaggAAGacaatttccctaacctaaagaaaaagatatccaTGAACATATACAAAGCCTACTGGACTCTAAATAGACTAGAAcacagaaacaacaatcactttatcttaatatctcttaacataaattcctgaataaaaagacaaagactaactgaatatgtaaacaggacccagcattttgctgcatataggaaacacacctcagtgacaaagtcagacactatctcagagtaaaaggctggtaaaacattttccaagcaaatggtcccaagaaacaagttggagtaacCATttcgactttcaatcaaaagttatcaaaaaagataaggaaggacacttcatactcatcaaagaaaaatctaccaagatgaactataattctgaatatctatactccaaatgcaagaggaccaacattcataaaaaaactttactacagctcaaagcacacaatggagctcacacaataatagtgggagacttcaacaccccactatcatcaatggacagaccatgaaaacagaaactaaacagagaaacagtgaaacatagagaagttatgaaccaaatggatctaacatatctatggaacatttcatcctaaaacaaaacaaaaaaataccttcttcttagaacctcatagtaccttctcaaaaactgaccatataattggtcagaaaacaggtctcaatagatacaagaagactgaaataatcccgtgcatcctatcagctcaccatggactaaggctgatcttcaataacaaaaccaaaa
The window above is part of the Rattus rattus isolate New Zealand chromosome 15, Rrattus_CSIRO_v1, whole genome shotgun sequence genome. Proteins encoded here:
- the Pcdhb1 gene encoding protocadherin beta-1 → MAAARRKPWQNRQVGSLLLLWCVSVGGAATIRYSVAEEMESGSFVANVAKDLGLEVGKLAERGARLVAEGNRLHFRLHRKTGDLFVKEKLDREALCGKADPCVLHFEIILAEPLQSFRVEVRVFDINDNAPVFLNKEPLLKIPESTPLGSRFPLQSAQDLDVGLNGLQNYTLSVNTYFHLHTRFRSHGPKYAELVLDNPLDREAQPEVNLTITAVDGGSPPKSGTANIRVVVLDVNDHVPQFSRLVYRAQVPENSDNGSLVVVVTATDLDEGTNKQITYSLAENPEAVLRTFLVDPQTGEVRLRGPLDFETIETYDIDIQATDGGGLSAHSKVLVEVVDVNDNPPEVTISSVSSPLPEDSPLQTVVALFSIRDRDVRVGGKITCFLKEDLPFVVKHTFRNSYSLVTDRILDREEVSNYNITLVAMDTGPPSLSTETVIEVVISDINDNSPVFQEDSYVLTVRENNSPAVFIGKVHAEDLDLGENAQVTYSLLPPKSGDLSVFAYISINSDNGKLYALRTMDYEAIQDFQFVVKATDGGFLSLSSQVTVRVVVLDDNDNRPMILYPLQNGTLPCNDLVPRSAEAGYLVTKVVAVDGDSGQNSWLSYHLLKATDLGLFSVQRQNGEIRTLRQISERDPMMQKLVILVQDHGQPALSTTASLNILLVDGFSEPYLQFQDPSKHSRKVNPTTKYLVISLAVLSFLFLFSVTVIIIIHLYQKIKHREKFTVQEHFYDDCNFPNNLVQGRGNGSLSQPCPYDMCSATGTGNSEFRFLKRFMPNFPFPHASGEVKTENDASLPPDSNRNRSRGSEGHARAGDDYM